The following are encoded in a window of Rosa chinensis cultivar Old Blush chromosome 4, RchiOBHm-V2, whole genome shotgun sequence genomic DNA:
- the LOC112197689 gene encoding paired amphipathic helix protein Sin3-like 4 isoform X1: MKRSRDDGYTSSQVKRPMVTSRGEPSGQPQMMTATASQKLTTNDALSYLKAVKEIFENNKEKYEDFLEVMKDFKAQRVDTSGVIQRVKDLFKGHRDLILGFNTFLPKGYEITLPLDDEQPPQKKPVEFEEAISFVNKIKTRFQHDDHVYKSFLDILNMYRKENKSISEVYQEVSALFQDHPDLLVEFTHFLPDTSATASTQFAPSQRNSMLRDRSSAMPPMRQMHVDKKERPMGSYPEHDLSVDRPDLDHDRALMKAEKEQRRRGEKEKERREDRERRDDRDFDHDGSRDFNMQRFPHKRKSTRRGEDLATDQLHQGGEDDENLGAHLISSSYDDKNSAKSIYGSESAFCEKVKEKLRNPDDYQEFLKCLHIYSKEIITRAELQSLVGDLLGKYPDLMDGFNEFLSCCEKKDGFLAGVMSKKSLWNEGNLPRPVKVEDKEKDRDRERDDVVRDRERENRERDRPDRNGAFGNKEIGGQKISIFSGKDKYLAKPINELDLSNCERCTPSYRLLPKNYPIPSASQRTELGSEVLNDHWVSVTSGSEDYSFKHMRKNQYEESLFRCEDDRFELDMLLESVNVTTKRVEELLEKINNNTIKTESPIRVEEYFTALNLRCVERLYGDHGLDVMDVLRKNAPLALPVILTRLKQKQEEWARCRSDFNKVWADIYAKNYHKSLDHRSFYFKQQDSKSLSTKALLAEIKEMSEKKRKEDDVLLAIAAGNRRPIIPNLEFEYPDPDIHEDLYQLIKYSCGEVCTTEQLDKVMKIWTTFLEPVLGVPPRPQVAEDTEDVVKAKTHAGKNGAVSGGESDDNPDGGATVTNSKQLNSSRNGDESIQPEQSSSARAWTVNGANGLKEESSHDIDRATCKGDTFCNTSQQGKVQSNASTADEMSGVSKQDNFNERLVNSNVSLATGLEQSNGRTNVENSSGLSPTPSRPGNGTVEGGLELPSRSSPEGGDSTRPVISSNGAITEATKGHRYVEESVRHFKIEREEGEISPNGDFEEDNFANYREAGSEAVQKPKDGVSSRQLKGRHGEEEICGGDAGGENEADADDEGEESAHRSSEDSENASENGDVSGSESGEGEECSREEREEDGDHDEHDTKAESEGEAEGTADAHDVEGDGTSLPHSERFLLSVKPLAKHVLPALHDKDKDSRIFYGNDSFYVLFRLHQTLYERIQSAKINSSSAEKKWRASNDTSTSDSYARFMNALYNLLDGSSDNTKFEDDCRAIIGTQSYLLFTLDKLIYKLVKQLQTVASDEMDNKLVQLYAFEKSRKPGRFVDVVYHENARVLLHDENIYRIECFSLPTRVSIQLMDYGNDKPEMTAVSMDPNFSAYLHNDFLTVLPDKREKSGIFLKRNKRKYASCDDLSAICQAMEGLKVANGLECKIACHSSKVSYVLDTEDFLFRTKRRRKTSNSSCHNEARSSSGSSRVERFHRLLSGS; this comes from the exons ATGAAGAGGTCTCGTGACGACGGTTATACAAGTTCGCAAGTTAAACGGCCCATGGTTACCTCTCGAGGCGAGCC CTCGGGGCAGCCGCAGATGATGACAGCAACAGCTTCCCAGAAACTAACAACCAATGATGCCTTATCATATCTAAAGGCGGTGAAGGAGATATTTGAAAACAACAAGGAAAAATACGAAGACTTTCTTGAAGTTATGAAAGACTTTAAAGCTCAGAG AGTTGACACCTCGGGTGTGATACAGAGGGTAAAGGATTTATTTAAAGGGCATCGAGACCTAATATTAGGCTTCAATACCTTCTTGCCGAAGGGATATGAAATCACTCTCCCTCTCGATGACGAACAACCTCCTCAAAAGAAGCCCGTTGAATTTGAAGAAGCTATCAGTTTTGTCAACAAAATTAAG ACTCGATTTCAACATGATGATCATGTTTATAAATCCTTTTTGGACATTTTGAATATGTACAGAAAGGAAAACAAGTCCATCTCTGAAGTTTACCAGGAG GTCTCAGCACTTTTTCAAGACCACCCAGACTTACTTGTGGAGTTTACTCACTTTTTACCTGATACTTCAGCAACAGCCTCCACCCAGTTTGCTCCATCTCAAAGAAACTCAATGCTTCGTGATAGGAGCTCTGCCATGCCCCCTATGAGGCAAATGCATGTTGATAAG AAAGAAAGGCCTATGGGTTCTTACCCTGAGCATGATCTCAGTGTTGACCGTCCTGATCTGGACCATGATAGAGCTCTGATGAAAGCTGAGAAAGAGCAAAGGAGGCGtggtgaaaaagaaaaggagaggagaGAAGACAGAGAAAGACGAGATGATAGGGATTTTGACCATGATGGCAGTAGGGACTTCAACATGCAGCGTTTTCCCCACAAACGGAAATCCACTCGTAGGGGTGAAGACTTGGCTACTGATCAATTGCATCAAGGTGGGGAAGACGATGAAAACCTTGGAGCACATCTCATTTCATCTTCTTATGATGATAAAAATTCTGCAAAAA GTATATATGGCTCGGAGAGTGCCTTCTGTGAGAAGGTGAAGGAGAAGTTACGAAATCCTGATGATTACCAGGAGTTTTTGAAGTGCCTCCATATTTATAGCAAGGAAATTATTACCCGGGCTGAATTGCAGTCATTG GTGGGTGATTTACTTGGAAAATATCCAGATCTTATGGATGGGTTCAATGAATTTTTGTCATGTTGTGAGAAGAAAG ATGGGTTCCTTGCTGGTGTCATGAGTAAAA AATCTTTGTGGAATGAAGGCAATCTACCAAGACCAGTGAAGGTAGAGGATAAGGAGAAAGATCGAGATCGTGAAAGGGATGATGTGGTTAGAGATAGAGAGCGTGAAAACCGAGAAAGGGATAGACCTGATAGAAATGGTGCCTTTGGAAATAAAGAAATTGGAGGCCAGAAGATCTCTATATTTTCCGGCAAGGACAAATATTTGGCAAAACCTATTAATGAGCTTGACCTCTCTAATTGTGAGCGTTGCACTCCGAGCTATCGTCTTCTGCCAAAGAAT TATCCAATACCTTCTGCTAGCCAAAGAACCGAACTTGGGTCTGAAGTACTAAATGATCATTGGGTGTCTGTTACTTCTGGAAGCGAGGATTATTCTTTTAAACACATGCGCAAAAACCAGTATGAAGAAAGCCTGTTTCGGTGTGAAGATGATAG GTTTGAATTAGATATGCTGTTAGAGTCTGTGAATGTAACAACCAAGCGTGTGGAAGAACTATTAGAGAAGATCAACAACAATACCATTAAGACCGAGAGTCCAATCCGTGTAGAAGAATACTTCACAG CTCTGAATCTAAGGTGTGTTGAGCGATTATATGGTGACCACGGGCTTGATGTAATGGATGTGTTGAGGAAAAATGCTCCACTAGCTTTGCCTGTTATATTAACGCGCTTGAAGCAAAAGCAAGAAGAGTGGGCAAGGTGTCGCTCTGATTTTAACAAAGTCTGGGCTGATATATATGCCAAGAACTACCACAAGTCGCTTGATCATCGTAGCTTCTACTTCAAGCAACAGGACTCAAAGAGCTTAAGCACCAAAG CCTTGTTGGCAGAGATTAAAGAGATGAGTGAGAAGAAGCGGAAGGAAGATGATGTTCTTCTTGCTATTGCTGCTGGAAATAGACGTCCTATTATTCCAAATTTGGAATTCGAGTACCCTGATCCGGACATCCATGAAGATCTGTATCAACTCATTAAATATTCTTGTGGAGAAGTTTGCACAACCGAGCAATTGGACAAAGTTATGAAGATATGGACAACCTTCCTTGAGCCAGTGCTTGGTGTTCCTCCTCGGCCTCAGGTTGCAGAGGATACTGAAGATGTTGTGAAGGCAAAAACTCATGCTGGCAAAAATGGTGCTGTGAGTGGGGGAGAGAGTGATGATAATCCTGATGGTGGGGCTACTGTGACAAATTCTAAACAGTTAAATTCATCGAGAAATGGAGACGAAAGCATTCAACCTGAACAATCAAGCTCTGCAAGAGCTTGGACAGTAAATGGAGCTAATGGGCTCAAAGAAGAAAGTTCTCATGATATTGATCGTGCTACATGTAAAGGTGATACTTTCTGCAATACCTCTCAACAAGGTAAAGTGCAAAGTAATGCATCTACAGCCGATGAAATGTCTGGAGTGAGCAAACAAGACAATTTTAATGAACGATTAGTCAATTCTAATGTATCACTTGCTACTGGCTTGGAGCAAAGCAATGGAAGAACTAATGTGGAAAACTCATCAG GTCTTAGTCCTACTCCTTCCAGACCTGGAAATGGCACTGTTGAGGGTGGGCTTGAGTTACCTTCACGGTCTTCACCAGAG GGTGGTGATTCTACTAGACCAGTTATATCCTCAAATGGAGCAATCACAGAAGCCACGAAAGGTCACAGATATGTGGAAGAGTCGGTTAGACACTTCAAGATTGAAAGAGAAGAAGGTGAAATATCTCCAAATGGAGATTTTGAGGAGGATAATTTTGCAAACTATAGAGAAGCCGGTTCAGAGGCTGTTCAAAAACCAAAGGATGGTGTTTCCAGCAGGCAACTTAAAGGCAGGCATGGGGAAGAAGAAATATGTGGTGGAGATGCAGGTGGAGAAAATGAGGCTGATGCTGATGATGAAGGTGAGGAAAGTGCTCATAGATCATCAGAGGATAGTGAGAATGCTTCTGAGAATGGCGATGTCTCTGGAAGTGAATCTGGTGAGGGAGAGGAATGTTCTCGAGAAGAGCGTGAGGAAGATGGGGACCATGATGAGCATGATACTAAGGCCGAGAGTGAAGGTGAAGCTGAAGGGACGGCCGACGCCCATGATGTTGAAGGAGATGGAACTTCTTTACCGCACTCAGAACGTTTTCTACTTTCTGTGAAGCCTCTTGCAAAACATGTTCTTCCAGCTTTACATGACAAGGACAAGGACTCAAGGATTTTCTATGGAAACGATTCTTTCTATGTACTTTTTAGGCTTCACCAA ACACTATATGAGAGAATACAATCAGCAAAGATTAACTCGTCATCAGCGGAGAAGAAGTGGCGGGCATCAAATGATACAAGCACTTCTGATTCGTATGCTAG ATTCATGAATGCCCTTTACAATTTACTTGACGGTTCTTCTGACAATACAAAATTTGAGGATGATTGTCGAGCTATCATAGGGACTCAGTCATATCTTCTTTTCACATTAGACAAGCTGATCTACAAGCTTGTTAAACAG CTCCAAACAGTCGCCAGTGACGAGATGGATAATAAACTTGTCCAACTATATGCAtttgaaaaatcaagaaaaccaGGAAGATTTGTGGATGTAGTTTATCACGAAAATGCTCGTGTTCTTCTTCACGATGAGAACATTTATCGCATAGAATGT TTCTCTTTGCCAACCCGGGTGTCTATTCAGCTTATGGATTATGGGAATGATAAGCCTGAAATGACTGCTGTTTCAATGGACCCTAATTTTTCTGCTTATTTGCACAATGATTTTCTCACTGTTCTTCCTGACAAAAGAGAGAAGTCTGGGATCTTCTTGAAGAG GAACAAACGCAAATATGCGAGTTGTGATGATTTGTCTGCTATTTGTCAGGCCATGGAAGGACTTAAAGTCGCCAATGGTCTGGAGTGTAAGATAGCGTGTCATTCATCCAAG GTATCATATGTTTTAGATACAGAAGACTTTTTGTTTCGGacaaaaaggagaagaaaaacttCGAACAGTTCCTGCCATAACGAGGCTAGGTCTTCTAGTGGTTCAAGTAGAGTAGAGCGGTTTCACCGGTTGCTCTCTGGTTCATGA
- the LOC112197689 gene encoding paired amphipathic helix protein Sin3-like 4 isoform X4, whose amino-acid sequence MKRSRDDGYTSSQVKRPMVTSRGEPSGQPQMMTATASQKLTTNDALSYLKAVKEIFENNKEKYEDFLEVMKDFKAQRVDTSGVIQRVKDLFKGHRDLILGFNTFLPKGYEITLPLDDEQPPQKKPVEFEEAISFVNKIKTRFQHDDHVYKSFLDILNMYRKENKSISEVYQEVSALFQDHPDLLVEFTHFLPDTSATASTQFAPSQRNSMLRDRSSAMPPMRQMHVDKKERPMGSYPEHDLSVDRPDLDHDRALMKAEKEQRRRGEKEKERREDRERRDDRDFDHDGSRDFNMQRFPHKRKSTRRGEDLATDQLHQGGEDDENLGAHLISSSYDDKNSAKSIYGSESAFCEKVKEKLRNPDDYQEFLKCLHIYSKEIITRAELQSLVGDLLGKYPDLMDGFNEFLSCCEKKDGFLAGVMSKKSLWNEGNLPRPVKVEDKEKDRDRERDDVVRDRERENRERDRPDRNGAFGNKEIGGQKISIFSGKDKYLAKPINELDLSNCERCTPSYRLLPKNYPIPSASQRTELGSEVLNDHWVSVTSGSEDYSFKHMRKNQYEESLFRCEDDRFELDMLLESVNVTTKRVEELLEKINNNTIKTESPIRVEEYFTALNLRCVERLYGDHGLDVMDVLRKNAPLALPVILTRLKQKQEEWARCRSDFNKVWADIYAKNYHKSLDHRSFYFKQQDSKSLSTKALLAEIKEMSEKKRKEDDVLLAIAAGNRRPIIPNLEFEYPDPDIHEDLYQLIKYSCGEVCTTEQLDKVMKIWTTFLEPVLGVPPRPQVAEDTEDVVKAKTHAGKNGAVSGGESDDNPDGGATVTNSKQLNSSRNGDESIQPEQSSSARAWTVNGANGLKEESSHDIDRATCKGDTFCNTSQQGKVQSNASTADEMSGVSKQDNFNERLVNSNVSLATGLEQSNGRTNVENSSGLSPTPSRPGNGTVEGGLELPSRSSPEGGDSTRPVISSNGAITEATKGHRYVEESVRHFKIEREEGEISPNGDFEEDNFANYREAGSEAVQKPKDGVSSRQLKGRHGEEEICGGDAGGENEADADDEGEESAHRSSEDSENASENGDVSGSESGEGEECSREEREEDGDHDEHDTKAESEGEAEGTADAHDVEGDGTSLPHSERFLLSVKPLAKHVLPALHDKDKDSRIFYGNDSFYVLFRLHQTLYERIQSAKINSSSAEKKWRASNDTSTSDSYARFMNALYNLLDGSSDNTKFEDDCRAIIGTQSYLLFTLDKLIYKLVKQLQTVASDEMDNKLVQLYAFEKSRKPGRFVDVVYHENARVLLHDENIYRIECFSLPTRVSIQLMDYGNDKPEMTAVSMDPNFSAYLHNDFLTVLPDKREKSGIFLKRPWKDLKSPMVWSVR is encoded by the exons ATGAAGAGGTCTCGTGACGACGGTTATACAAGTTCGCAAGTTAAACGGCCCATGGTTACCTCTCGAGGCGAGCC CTCGGGGCAGCCGCAGATGATGACAGCAACAGCTTCCCAGAAACTAACAACCAATGATGCCTTATCATATCTAAAGGCGGTGAAGGAGATATTTGAAAACAACAAGGAAAAATACGAAGACTTTCTTGAAGTTATGAAAGACTTTAAAGCTCAGAG AGTTGACACCTCGGGTGTGATACAGAGGGTAAAGGATTTATTTAAAGGGCATCGAGACCTAATATTAGGCTTCAATACCTTCTTGCCGAAGGGATATGAAATCACTCTCCCTCTCGATGACGAACAACCTCCTCAAAAGAAGCCCGTTGAATTTGAAGAAGCTATCAGTTTTGTCAACAAAATTAAG ACTCGATTTCAACATGATGATCATGTTTATAAATCCTTTTTGGACATTTTGAATATGTACAGAAAGGAAAACAAGTCCATCTCTGAAGTTTACCAGGAG GTCTCAGCACTTTTTCAAGACCACCCAGACTTACTTGTGGAGTTTACTCACTTTTTACCTGATACTTCAGCAACAGCCTCCACCCAGTTTGCTCCATCTCAAAGAAACTCAATGCTTCGTGATAGGAGCTCTGCCATGCCCCCTATGAGGCAAATGCATGTTGATAAG AAAGAAAGGCCTATGGGTTCTTACCCTGAGCATGATCTCAGTGTTGACCGTCCTGATCTGGACCATGATAGAGCTCTGATGAAAGCTGAGAAAGAGCAAAGGAGGCGtggtgaaaaagaaaaggagaggagaGAAGACAGAGAAAGACGAGATGATAGGGATTTTGACCATGATGGCAGTAGGGACTTCAACATGCAGCGTTTTCCCCACAAACGGAAATCCACTCGTAGGGGTGAAGACTTGGCTACTGATCAATTGCATCAAGGTGGGGAAGACGATGAAAACCTTGGAGCACATCTCATTTCATCTTCTTATGATGATAAAAATTCTGCAAAAA GTATATATGGCTCGGAGAGTGCCTTCTGTGAGAAGGTGAAGGAGAAGTTACGAAATCCTGATGATTACCAGGAGTTTTTGAAGTGCCTCCATATTTATAGCAAGGAAATTATTACCCGGGCTGAATTGCAGTCATTG GTGGGTGATTTACTTGGAAAATATCCAGATCTTATGGATGGGTTCAATGAATTTTTGTCATGTTGTGAGAAGAAAG ATGGGTTCCTTGCTGGTGTCATGAGTAAAA AATCTTTGTGGAATGAAGGCAATCTACCAAGACCAGTGAAGGTAGAGGATAAGGAGAAAGATCGAGATCGTGAAAGGGATGATGTGGTTAGAGATAGAGAGCGTGAAAACCGAGAAAGGGATAGACCTGATAGAAATGGTGCCTTTGGAAATAAAGAAATTGGAGGCCAGAAGATCTCTATATTTTCCGGCAAGGACAAATATTTGGCAAAACCTATTAATGAGCTTGACCTCTCTAATTGTGAGCGTTGCACTCCGAGCTATCGTCTTCTGCCAAAGAAT TATCCAATACCTTCTGCTAGCCAAAGAACCGAACTTGGGTCTGAAGTACTAAATGATCATTGGGTGTCTGTTACTTCTGGAAGCGAGGATTATTCTTTTAAACACATGCGCAAAAACCAGTATGAAGAAAGCCTGTTTCGGTGTGAAGATGATAG GTTTGAATTAGATATGCTGTTAGAGTCTGTGAATGTAACAACCAAGCGTGTGGAAGAACTATTAGAGAAGATCAACAACAATACCATTAAGACCGAGAGTCCAATCCGTGTAGAAGAATACTTCACAG CTCTGAATCTAAGGTGTGTTGAGCGATTATATGGTGACCACGGGCTTGATGTAATGGATGTGTTGAGGAAAAATGCTCCACTAGCTTTGCCTGTTATATTAACGCGCTTGAAGCAAAAGCAAGAAGAGTGGGCAAGGTGTCGCTCTGATTTTAACAAAGTCTGGGCTGATATATATGCCAAGAACTACCACAAGTCGCTTGATCATCGTAGCTTCTACTTCAAGCAACAGGACTCAAAGAGCTTAAGCACCAAAG CCTTGTTGGCAGAGATTAAAGAGATGAGTGAGAAGAAGCGGAAGGAAGATGATGTTCTTCTTGCTATTGCTGCTGGAAATAGACGTCCTATTATTCCAAATTTGGAATTCGAGTACCCTGATCCGGACATCCATGAAGATCTGTATCAACTCATTAAATATTCTTGTGGAGAAGTTTGCACAACCGAGCAATTGGACAAAGTTATGAAGATATGGACAACCTTCCTTGAGCCAGTGCTTGGTGTTCCTCCTCGGCCTCAGGTTGCAGAGGATACTGAAGATGTTGTGAAGGCAAAAACTCATGCTGGCAAAAATGGTGCTGTGAGTGGGGGAGAGAGTGATGATAATCCTGATGGTGGGGCTACTGTGACAAATTCTAAACAGTTAAATTCATCGAGAAATGGAGACGAAAGCATTCAACCTGAACAATCAAGCTCTGCAAGAGCTTGGACAGTAAATGGAGCTAATGGGCTCAAAGAAGAAAGTTCTCATGATATTGATCGTGCTACATGTAAAGGTGATACTTTCTGCAATACCTCTCAACAAGGTAAAGTGCAAAGTAATGCATCTACAGCCGATGAAATGTCTGGAGTGAGCAAACAAGACAATTTTAATGAACGATTAGTCAATTCTAATGTATCACTTGCTACTGGCTTGGAGCAAAGCAATGGAAGAACTAATGTGGAAAACTCATCAG GTCTTAGTCCTACTCCTTCCAGACCTGGAAATGGCACTGTTGAGGGTGGGCTTGAGTTACCTTCACGGTCTTCACCAGAG GGTGGTGATTCTACTAGACCAGTTATATCCTCAAATGGAGCAATCACAGAAGCCACGAAAGGTCACAGATATGTGGAAGAGTCGGTTAGACACTTCAAGATTGAAAGAGAAGAAGGTGAAATATCTCCAAATGGAGATTTTGAGGAGGATAATTTTGCAAACTATAGAGAAGCCGGTTCAGAGGCTGTTCAAAAACCAAAGGATGGTGTTTCCAGCAGGCAACTTAAAGGCAGGCATGGGGAAGAAGAAATATGTGGTGGAGATGCAGGTGGAGAAAATGAGGCTGATGCTGATGATGAAGGTGAGGAAAGTGCTCATAGATCATCAGAGGATAGTGAGAATGCTTCTGAGAATGGCGATGTCTCTGGAAGTGAATCTGGTGAGGGAGAGGAATGTTCTCGAGAAGAGCGTGAGGAAGATGGGGACCATGATGAGCATGATACTAAGGCCGAGAGTGAAGGTGAAGCTGAAGGGACGGCCGACGCCCATGATGTTGAAGGAGATGGAACTTCTTTACCGCACTCAGAACGTTTTCTACTTTCTGTGAAGCCTCTTGCAAAACATGTTCTTCCAGCTTTACATGACAAGGACAAGGACTCAAGGATTTTCTATGGAAACGATTCTTTCTATGTACTTTTTAGGCTTCACCAA ACACTATATGAGAGAATACAATCAGCAAAGATTAACTCGTCATCAGCGGAGAAGAAGTGGCGGGCATCAAATGATACAAGCACTTCTGATTCGTATGCTAG ATTCATGAATGCCCTTTACAATTTACTTGACGGTTCTTCTGACAATACAAAATTTGAGGATGATTGTCGAGCTATCATAGGGACTCAGTCATATCTTCTTTTCACATTAGACAAGCTGATCTACAAGCTTGTTAAACAG CTCCAAACAGTCGCCAGTGACGAGATGGATAATAAACTTGTCCAACTATATGCAtttgaaaaatcaagaaaaccaGGAAGATTTGTGGATGTAGTTTATCACGAAAATGCTCGTGTTCTTCTTCACGATGAGAACATTTATCGCATAGAATGT TTCTCTTTGCCAACCCGGGTGTCTATTCAGCTTATGGATTATGGGAATGATAAGCCTGAAATGACTGCTGTTTCAATGGACCCTAATTTTTCTGCTTATTTGCACAATGATTTTCTCACTGTTCTTCCTGACAAAAGAGAGAAGTCTGGGATCTTCTTGAAGAG GCCATGGAAGGACTTAAAGTCGCCAATGGTCTGGAGTGTAAGATAG